A stretch of Vibrio aphrogenes DNA encodes these proteins:
- the purE gene encoding 5-(carboxyamino)imidazole ribonucleotide mutase, whose protein sequence is MTVGIIMGSKSDWPTMKLAAEMLDRFNVPYETKVVSAHRTPHLLAEYAESAKQRGIKVIIAGAGGAAHLPGMTAAYTSLPVLGVPVQSRALSGVDSLYSIVQMPKGIAVGTLAIGEAGAANAGILAAQIIGTFDETVMAKVEAFRKEQTDTVLANPNPAED, encoded by the coding sequence ATGACTGTTGGAATCATCATGGGTTCAAAATCTGATTGGCCAACTATGAAACTGGCTGCTGAAATGCTTGACCGTTTTAATGTGCCATACGAGACCAAAGTGGTTTCAGCTCACCGAACACCACATCTTTTAGCTGAATATGCTGAAAGTGCCAAACAACGAGGCATTAAAGTCATTATTGCAGGAGCCGGTGGCGCAGCCCATTTACCCGGTATGACCGCGGCCTATACCAGCTTGCCAGTATTAGGGGTTCCAGTGCAATCTCGCGCTTTATCAGGTGTTGATTCTCTTTACTCCATTGTACAAATGCCTAAAGGGATTGCGGTAGGAACATTAGCGATTGGTGAAGCAGGAGCCGCTAACGCCGGTATTCTTGCCGCACAAATCATTGGTACATTTGATGAGACCGTCATGGCGAAAGTTGAAGCCTTCCGTAAAGAACAAACGGATACCGTCCTAGCCAATCCCAACCCAGCAGAGGATTAA
- the hemF gene encoding oxygen-dependent coproporphyrinogen oxidase — protein MTTQNQQVDKDAVKAFLMSLQDSICEQLEAVDGGQFIEDAWQREQGGGGRSRVIRQGEIFEQGGVNFSHVFGDKMPASATAHRPELAGRRFEAMGVSLVLHPHNPYIPTSHANVRFFIAEKEGHDPIWWFGGGFDLTPFYPFEEDCQHWHDTAKSICAPFGESVYAQHKAWCDRYFFLPHRNETRGVGGLFFDDLNQWDFAVCFDYLKAVGEGFTQAYLPIVQKRRDHAYGERERQFQLYRRGRYVEFNLVYDRGTLFGLQSGGRTESILMSMPPLARWEYDYSPHHESAEANLYQHYLQPRDW, from the coding sequence ATGACGACTCAAAATCAACAAGTGGATAAAGACGCAGTAAAAGCGTTTCTGATGTCGCTACAAGATTCTATTTGTGAGCAATTAGAGGCAGTAGATGGCGGTCAATTTATTGAAGATGCCTGGCAGAGAGAGCAAGGTGGTGGTGGCCGGAGTCGCGTGATCCGCCAAGGTGAGATTTTTGAACAAGGTGGCGTGAATTTTTCTCATGTGTTTGGGGATAAAATGCCCGCTTCAGCCACGGCCCATCGTCCTGAATTAGCGGGTCGTCGTTTTGAAGCGATGGGCGTCTCTTTAGTTTTGCATCCACACAATCCTTATATTCCCACTTCGCATGCTAATGTTCGTTTCTTTATTGCTGAAAAAGAAGGGCACGATCCGATTTGGTGGTTTGGTGGGGGTTTTGACTTAACCCCATTTTATCCTTTTGAGGAAGATTGCCAGCACTGGCATGATACCGCGAAATCCATTTGTGCACCTTTTGGCGAGTCGGTTTATGCACAACATAAAGCGTGGTGTGACCGATATTTCTTCTTGCCACACCGCAATGAAACTCGAGGCGTGGGTGGTTTATTCTTTGATGATTTGAATCAATGGGACTTTGCGGTGTGCTTTGATTACCTTAAAGCGGTTGGCGAAGGCTTCACTCAAGCTTATTTACCTATTGTGCAAAAGCGTCGTGATCACGCTTATGGGGAACGTGAGCGACAATTCCAGTTGTACCGTCGTGGCCGCTATGTTGAATTTAATCTCGTGTATGACCGAGGTACTTTATTTGGTCTACAAAGTGGCGGGCGTACCGAGTCGATTTTAATGTCGATGCCACCTTTAGCGCGCTGGGAATATGATTATTCTCCTCACCATGAATCAGCAGAAGCGAACTTGTATCAACATTATTTACAGCCTCGCGACTGGTAA
- a CDS encoding Sua5/YciO/YrdC/YwlC family protein — translation MNNFESVLQALQQGEVIAYPTEGVFGVGCDPDNQSAIEKLLTLKQRPIEKGLILIAANYEQILPYIDESQLTAAQLEAVHHTWPGPVTWVMPVKPQVSSHLTGQFDSIAVRVTDHPLVQQLCLALGKPLTSTSANLTGLEPCRTTQEVEQQLGDKLVAILQGQVGGRTQPTEIRDAKTGAVLRQG, via the coding sequence GTGAATAATTTTGAATCGGTGCTACAAGCGCTACAACAAGGTGAGGTGATTGCTTATCCTACCGAAGGAGTATTTGGCGTTGGTTGTGATCCTGATAATCAATCTGCCATTGAAAAACTGTTGACCTTGAAGCAACGACCGATTGAAAAAGGGCTGATATTAATCGCCGCTAATTATGAGCAAATTCTCCCTTATATTGATGAAAGCCAATTAACGGCAGCGCAATTAGAGGCGGTACACCATACTTGGCCAGGACCTGTGACTTGGGTGATGCCAGTAAAGCCACAAGTGTCTTCTCATCTTACCGGTCAATTTGATTCGATTGCGGTACGTGTGACCGACCATCCATTAGTTCAACAACTGTGTCTGGCATTGGGTAAGCCGCTCACCTCGACCAGTGCTAATTTGACCGGATTAGAACCTTGCCGAACTACGCAAGAAGTTGAGCAACAGTTGGGTGATAAATTAGTGGCTATTTTACAAGGCCAAGTAGGGGGGCGAACCCAGCCTACTGAAATTCGTGACGCCAAAACGGGCGCAGTATTAAGACAAGGATAA